A region from the Vigna radiata var. radiata cultivar VC1973A unplaced genomic scaffold, Vradiata_ver6 scaffold_133, whole genome shotgun sequence genome encodes:
- the LOC106753474 gene encoding uncharacterized protein LOC106753474, which produces MDLWVVAAAAGAGYLAKYWNRVAKHGDRSCHVSSEDSCFENPVTSSSPSPFAKQARRDDLAEDVCSDGRISDLYTQDGIVTREVASARGFNSEKMHQFWNYSKNDVLSLANLAMPLSPYDDNLKAVDDSNGQSTGIGGDHGFLIPDSSAEVVPVNNSSGHKTLLRMKLLSGRVTRPLSSLESCFMAQLYKEHAETEEYVFGSLASQSTATRSFLVSNGSQIINREKDSLFSTSFESKEYKLQKASRRIKDENVFGVPSLPKFRPVNEAKEKFYEVIGRSRRLSSSDSVSSETLVHTQQYDKTFLFSLGISFGMMTSIMANKREIGKLRELLKQTENLVQDLQEELEMKDSMTVKELQNENYGLQDTCDNSSYDKELNEFSPEKHVDNSPRIDSKESCHEKVEQSSESMSKIEAELEAELERLGLDMNASSLERKLSELVEIDSEFVADFSQGELRADMVSGKDSIPPKSTDDAGDPTPLPANYAVLPHELSLRLHEVLQSQLEQRVQELEIALENSERKVRHLESKQEGYFQKASSFSRENDDCDLMSQPLILNLSGEALDAYTEAYEELIKINDSEQNSPHDCADHKEGLHLHDLHVLGVQHGGANGSRIYELAGTEVESNGFDDDEVEQQLIRQIVERTKKGSPVFKNAQKILCCVDEDEQ; this is translated from the exons ATGGATTTATGGGTTGTTGCAGCTGCTGCTGGAGCTGGCTATTTGGCTAAATATTGGAACAGGGTTGCAAAACATGGTGATAGATCCTGTCACGTGTCTTCCGAGGATTCATGTTTTGAGAATCCTGTCACCTCAAGCAGCCCCTCTCCCTTTGCTAAACAAGCCCGAAGAGATGATTTGGCCGAGGATGTCTGTTCTGATGGAAGGATTTCAGATCTGTACACACAGGATGGTATTGTGACAAGAGAAGTGGCTTCTGCCAGAGGGTTTAACAGTGAAAAAATGCATCAGTTTTGGAATTATAGCAAGAACGATGTTCTGTCTTTAGCAAACTTAGCAATGCCCTTATCACCATATGATGATAACTTAAAGGCTGTTGATGATTCAAATGGCCAAAGTACTGGCATTGGCGGTGATCATGGATTCCTTATTCCAGATTCTTCTGCTGAAGTGGTTCCTGTCAACAACTCTTCTGGACACAAAACCCTTCTCAGGATGAAGCTTTTGTCTGGGCGTGTGACTAGACCTTTAAGTTCCCTAGAAAGTTGCTTTATGGCTCAGCTATACAAGGAGCATGCTGAAACCGAAGAATATGTTTTTGGTTCTCTTGCATCGCAGTCCACTGCCACGAGATCATTTCTTGTAAGCAATGGAAGCCAAATAATCAACAGAGAAAAGGATAGTCTGTTTAGTACTTCCTTTGAAAGCAAGGAATATAAGCTACAAAAAGCTAGTCGTAGAATAAAGGATGAAAACGTATTTGGGGTTCCTTCCTTACCAAAATTCAGACCTGTAAATGAGGCTAAGGAGAAATTTTATGAAGTCATTGGGAGAAGTCGAAGATTGAGCTCTTCTGACAGTGTGTCCAGTGAAACTCTTGTCCATACTCAGCAATATG ATAAAACATTTCTCTTCAGTCTTGGGATTTCTTTTGGGATGATGACTTCCATTATGgcaaataaaagagaaataggCAAGTTAAGAGAGTTGTTGAAGCAGACTGAAAACCTGGTTCAAGATCTACAAGAGGAACTTGAAATGAAAGATTCAATGACTGTGAAGGAGTTACAGAATGAAAATTATGGTTTGCAGGATACTTGTGATAATTCCTCTTATGATAAGGAGCTAAATGAATTTTCCCCTGAAAAGCATGTAGATAACTCACCAAGAATTGACTCCAAAGAATCATGTCATGAAAAGGTAGAACAAAGTTCAGAATCCATGAGCAAAATTGAAGCTGAGCTTGAAGCTGAACTTGAGAGATTGGGATTGGACATGAATGCATCAAGCCTAGAAAGAAAATTATCTGAACTTGTTGAG ATTGATTCAGAGTTTGTAGCAGATTTTTCCCAGGGTGAGCTACGAGCTGACATGGTCAGTGGTAAAGATTCTATCCCTCCAAAATCGACCGACGATGCCGGGGATCCAACACCTCTCCCAGCTAACTATGCAGTCTTGCCTCATGAACTGAGTTTGCGTTTGCATGAAGTTCTACAATCTCAACTTGAGCAAAGAGTGCAGGAGCTTGAGATTGCCCTTGAAAATAGTGAGAGGAAAGTGAGGCATTTGGAATCAAAGCAAGAGGGTTATTTTCAAAAGGCATCTTCCTTTAGTAGAGAAAATGATGACTGTGACCTTATGTCCCAGCCCTTAATCCTCAACTTATCAGGTGAAGCTCTAGATGCATACACTGAGGCTTATGAAGAACTGATAAAGATAAATGACTCCGAACAAAATTCACCACATGATTGTGCTGACCACAAGGAAGGTTTGCATTTACATGACTTGCATGTATTAGGGGTTCAACATGGTGGAGCAAATGGTTCTAGAATTTATGAATTAGCTGGTACTGAAGTTGAAAGtaatggttttgatgatgacgAGGTGGAACAGCAATTGATAAGGCAAATTGTAGAAAGGACCAAGAAAGGTTCTCCTGTTTTTAAAAATGCACAAAAGATATTGTGTTGTGTGGATGAAGATGAACAATGA
- the LOC106753453 gene encoding phosducin-like protein 3, with the protein MGDYHFVYKDLEGASTQWDDIQRKLGNLPEKPPAFKPPPFTPSSDDQPKDKTWIDSKTSEELEDLEDDLDDDRFLQEYRKKRLAEIQEAAKVLRFGSVIPISGSDFVREVSQAPSDVWVVVILYKDGIPECGLLMQSIEELARKYPATKFVKIISTDCIPNYPDRNVPTLLVYNNGAVKGNYVGLHSFGRRCTPEGVALVLCQSNPVLNDGHSRNEAVIEGVRKQFIEKIVADHEEEGDDYSSD; encoded by the exons ATGGGCGATTACCATTTCGTGTACAAGGACCTAGAAGGAGCCTCTACTCAATGGGACGATATCCAGAGAAAGCTTGGAAATTTGCCCGAAAAGCCACCCGCTTTCAAGCCCCCACCTTTCACCCCTTCCTCTGATGACCAACCCAAAGACAAAACCTGGATCGATTCCAAAACCTCCGAAGAACTCGAAGACCTCGAAGACGACCTCGACGATGATCGATTCCTCCAAGAATATAG GAAGAAGAGGTTGGCTGAGATTCAAGAGGCAGCTAAAGTACTTAGGTTTGGATCTGTGATTCCTATTTCAGGATCTGATTTTGTTCGAGAGGTATCACAGGCTCCATCTGATGTTTGGGTGGTTGTCATCCTTTACAAGGATGG GATTCCTGAATGTGGCTTGTTGATGCAAAGCATTGAAGAATTGGCAAGAAAATATCCtgcaacaaaatttgttaagatTATATCTACAGATTGTATCCCAAACTATCCAGATCGAAATGTTCCGACTTTATTGGTTTACAACAATGGGGCAGTTAAAGGAAATTACGTGGGTCTGCATAGTTTCGGGCGAAGATGTACTCCTGAAG GTGTTGCATTAGTGTTGTGCCAATCGAATCCTGTTCTTAATGATGGTCATAGTAGAAATGAAGCAGTCATTGAAGGAGTTCGCAAACAGTTTATAGAGAAAATTGTTGCTGATCATGAAGAAGAGGGTGATGATTACTCAAGTGATTaa